Proteins encoded by one window of Candidatus Stoquefichus sp. SB1:
- the rlmH gene encoding 23S rRNA (pseudouridine(1915)-N(3))-methyltransferase RlmH, producing the protein MKIKFITVGKLKEKYLSDGIKEYSKRISAYADIEIIEVADERIPDKASLAEETLVKVKEGRKILDKVKQDDYMILLDVSGKEMDSVSFSKHIEKCMIDGKSTIVFVIGGSLGHGEEVLSRANMRLSFSPMTFPHQLMRLILIEQVYRAFKIMKNETYHK; encoded by the coding sequence ATGAAAATTAAGTTCATAACTGTTGGGAAGTTGAAAGAAAAATATTTAAGTGATGGAATTAAGGAGTATTCAAAAAGAATTTCTGCTTATGCTGATATAGAAATTATTGAGGTTGCTGATGAAAGAATTCCGGATAAAGCATCATTGGCAGAGGAAACGTTAGTCAAGGTGAAAGAAGGACGAAAGATTCTAGATAAGGTCAAGCAAGATGATTATATGATTTTATTAGATGTGAGTGGAAAAGAAATGGATTCTGTTTCTTTTTCTAAACATATTGAAAAATGTATGATTGATGGTAAAAGTACAATTGTTTTTGTAATTGGAGGATCTTTAGGACATGGGGAAGAAGTTTTATCTCGTGCCAATATGAGATTAAGCTTTTCACCAATGACTTTCCCACATCAATTAATGAGACTTATTTTGATTGAGCAAGTCTATCGTGCATTTAAGATTATGAAAAATGAAACTTATCATAAATAA
- a CDS encoding helix-turn-helix domain-containing protein, with protein sequence MEEKTTFGKFIVKKRKEKNLTQKELAEQLYVTESAVSKWERGVSYPDISLVSSLCEVLGVSEHELITCSEDFKQRETERQARYFRGIMKTYSVFFYICYAVSLFVCLIVNIILEQQLSWFFIVLTGEMVAFTITSLPNLIKGENKQWIILGSFYISLNLLLLTSCLYTGGDWFFVTAVCLFFGFAFVVFPFLLRDLPLPSPFYQHKTVIYFTIMTIVLCILVMTTMSYSGYGDVMISKGLPVTLVCVLPLWLMMLVIRYLHINSLWKTAICLLISGIFSFCVNSILMMIIHHQSFVLAPINLSVWNDYYLDGNIKIIVFIVLLSLAIAFTIGGISLETKKKSKI encoded by the coding sequence ATGGAAGAGAAAACGACATTTGGAAAATTTATTGTGAAGAAGCGAAAAGAAAAAAATCTAACACAAAAAGAATTGGCTGAACAATTATATGTTACAGAATCAGCTGTTTCAAAATGGGAAAGAGGTGTTTCTTATCCAGATATATCATTAGTATCATCATTATGTGAAGTTTTAGGTGTAAGTGAACATGAATTGATTACATGTAGTGAAGATTTTAAGCAAAGAGAAACAGAACGACAGGCTAGGTATTTTCGTGGGATTATGAAAACATATTCAGTTTTTTTCTATATTTGTTATGCTGTTTCATTATTTGTTTGTTTAATTGTTAATATTATTCTTGAACAACAGTTATCATGGTTTTTTATTGTATTGACAGGGGAAATGGTAGCATTTACGATAACATCATTACCAAATCTAATTAAGGGTGAAAATAAGCAGTGGATTATTTTAGGGAGTTTTTATATTTCATTGAATTTACTATTGTTGACAAGTTGTCTTTATACAGGTGGAGATTGGTTCTTCGTAACAGCAGTATGTCTATTCTTTGGATTTGCTTTTGTTGTTTTTCCATTTTTACTTAGAGATTTGCCACTACCAAGCCCATTTTATCAGCACAAAACAGTGATTTATTTTACAATTATGACAATTGTCTTATGTATTTTAGTTATGACAACAATGTCTTATAGTGGTTATGGTGATGTGATGATATCAAAAGGTCTACCAGTTACACTGGTATGTGTATTGCCATTATGGTTAATGATGTTGGTTATTCGTTATTTACATATAAATAGTTTGTGGAAAACAGCAATATGTTTATTGATTTCAGGAATTTTTAGTTTTTGTGTGAATAGCATATTGATGATGATTATTCATCATCAGTCATTTGTTTTAGCACCCATAAATTTAAGTGTATGGAATGATTATTATTTAGATGGCAATATAAAAATCATAGTTTTTATTGTCTTATTAAGTCTTGCAATTGCATTTACAATAGGTGGAATTTCATTAGAAACAAAAAAGAAATCTAAAATATAA
- a CDS encoding AAA family ATPase, with protein sequence MNDLFVKQVTLVKDDNMNDQYPFHIDLIQHFDSLIFEKPVSFFIGENGVGKSTFIEALAVALGLNAEGGTENFYFHTAQTHSQLYRYLKISKGVYKPQTKFFLRAESFYNVATEIDQIADEDSRMYNGYGGKSLHACSHGESFMQLMMNRFSKKGLYILDEPEAALSPSRQLALLVLIDDLVKEGSQFIISTHSPILLSYQDGIIYDLNSYFQKVKFKETDIYQTYKLVLDNPEGMQHHLFGNQGENI encoded by the coding sequence ATGAATGATTTATTTGTGAAACAAGTCACGCTTGTGAAAGATGATAATATGAATGATCAATATCCTTTTCATATTGATTTGATTCAGCATTTTGATTCTCTGATTTTTGAAAAGCCTGTTTCTTTTTTTATAGGGGAAAACGGAGTTGGGAAAAGTACGTTTATTGAAGCACTGGCAGTTGCATTGGGATTGAATGCTGAGGGAGGTACTGAAAATTTTTATTTTCATACCGCTCAAACTCATTCGCAACTTTATCGGTATTTAAAGATTTCTAAAGGAGTCTATAAACCACAGACAAAGTTCTTTTTAAGAGCGGAAAGTTTTTATAATGTTGCAACTGAGATAGATCAAATCGCAGATGAAGATTCAAGAATGTATAATGGTTATGGTGGGAAAAGTTTACATGCATGTTCACATGGAGAATCATTTATGCAATTGATGATGAATCGTTTTTCTAAAAAGGGGCTTTATATTTTAGATGAACCAGAAGCAGCTTTGTCACCATCACGCCAATTGGCATTGTTAGTCTTAATAGATGATTTGGTTAAAGAAGGTTCACAGTTTATTATAAGTACCCATTCACCTATTTTATTATCTTATCAAGATGGTATTATTTATGATTTGAATTCTTATTTTCAGAAAGTTAAATTTAAAGAAACTGATATTTACCAAACTTATAAATTAGTATTAGATAACCCAGAAGGAATGCAGCATCATCTTTTTGGTAACCAAGGAGAAAACATATGA
- a CDS encoding formamidopyrimidine-DNA glycosylase, producing MIELPEALSRAKELDHYLKGKKITKVLLPTSPHKFCWFQGDVAHYPVQLEGHTINGARGFGIFVEIECDQGVYLCVNDGVNITLLTSCDDIPQKYQLAIFFEDQTSLIFQVAMYGSIICHHGDYENEYYLKSLEKISSISNQFTYSYFMSVLENVKPTISVKAFLATEQRFPGIGNGVLQDILWQAFIHPKRKVNSLTEKECLCLFETIKSVLCEMIEKGGRDTEKNIFGNYGGYQTRLSKKTLHQPCPRCQTLIEKTNYLGGAIYYCTHCQKENI from the coding sequence ATGATAGAATTACCAGAAGCATTATCACGCGCTAAAGAGTTAGATCACTATTTAAAAGGCAAGAAAATTACTAAGGTTTTATTGCCAACCTCACCACATAAGTTTTGTTGGTTTCAAGGAGATGTCGCTCATTATCCTGTTCAATTAGAAGGACATACTATAAATGGGGCAAGAGGATTTGGTATCTTTGTTGAAATAGAATGTGATCAAGGCGTTTATCTATGTGTGAATGATGGCGTAAATATCACTTTACTTACATCGTGTGATGATATTCCTCAAAAATATCAATTGGCTATATTTTTTGAAGACCAAACAAGTTTAATCTTCCAAGTTGCAATGTATGGAAGTATTATCTGTCATCATGGAGATTATGAAAATGAATATTACTTAAAAAGTCTAGAGAAAATATCATCAATTTCAAATCAGTTTACCTATTCTTATTTTATGAGTGTATTAGAAAATGTGAAACCAACTATAAGTGTAAAAGCCTTTTTAGCAACTGAACAACGTTTTCCAGGGATTGGGAATGGTGTGTTGCAAGATATTTTGTGGCAGGCCTTTATCCATCCTAAACGTAAAGTGAATTCATTAACTGAAAAAGAATGTTTATGTCTTTTTGAAACAATAAAATCTGTTTTATGTGAAATGATTGAAAAAGGTGGCCGAGATACAGAAAAGAATATTTTTGGTAACTATGGTGGATATCAAACAAGATTGAGCAAAAAAACACTTCATCAACCTTGTCCAAGATGCCAAACACTTATAGAAAAAACAAATTATTTAGGTGGTGCTATTTATTATTGCACACATTGTCAAAAAGAAAATATATAA
- a CDS encoding MGMT family protein — translation MANENEKDFNAMLHNNKDMPKFQIITDQKSIEKYGGNRMYFAPPIDYDRVMKQIPKGKVITVGEIREYFAKLSGADFTEPITAGIFVSIAAWASYQRTDDETPYWRTLKANGELNPKYPGGIVAQKEKLEAEGHVIIQKGRKNIKYYVKDYQDVLFELNENMT, via the coding sequence ATGGCTAATGAAAATGAAAAAGATTTTAATGCTATGTTACATAATAATAAGGATATGCCAAAATTTCAAATCATCACAGATCAAAAGAGTATTGAAAAATATGGTGGCAACAGGATGTATTTTGCTCCACCCATTGATTATGATAGAGTCATGAAACAAATTCCTAAAGGCAAAGTCATAACAGTTGGGGAAATACGTGAATATTTTGCGAAATTAAGTGGAGCAGATTTTACTGAACCAATTACTGCTGGTATTTTTGTATCTATTGCTGCATGGGCTAGTTATCAACGCACTGATGATGAAACACCTTATTGGAGAACTTTAAAGGCAAATGGAGAATTGAACCCTAAATATCCTGGAGGTATAGTTGCTCAAAAAGAAAAACTAGAAGCAGAAGGACATGTGATTATTCAAAAAGGTCGAAAGAATATTAAATATTATGTCAAAGATTATCAGGATGTTCTTTTTGAACTCAATGAAAATATGACTTAA
- a CDS encoding exopolyphosphatase, with amino-acid sequence MRLVTRSDFDGLVCGALLKEAGVIDCWKFAHPKDLQDGLVEVTENDCLANVPYVEGCGLWFDHHSSEFERNQLAGKYKGESRLTPSCARIIYDYYGGHDRFAHFDEMMDAVDKVDSGQLTIDEIQNPEGWILIGFLMDPRTGLGRWRNFTISNYQLMEKLIDACRTMNTEEILNLPDVQERIEVYFEQTEKFKKMITEYTHTEKDVIITDLRGVDPIYTGNRFMIYSMYPKQNISAWIVSGKGGKGCSVAVGYSILNRTSNVNVGSLMLKYGGGGHKAVGTCQFSDEDMEVKIPQLLNELIHAK; translated from the coding sequence ATGAGATTAGTAACACGTTCAGATTTTGATGGTTTGGTTTGTGGGGCATTATTGAAAGAAGCAGGAGTCATTGATTGTTGGAAATTTGCCCATCCTAAGGATTTGCAGGATGGATTAGTAGAAGTTACAGAAAATGACTGTTTGGCTAATGTTCCTTATGTTGAAGGATGTGGATTATGGTTTGATCATCATTCAAGTGAATTTGAAAGAAATCAATTAGCAGGAAAGTATAAAGGGGAAAGTCGTTTGACACCTTCTTGTGCTAGAATTATTTATGATTATTATGGTGGGCATGATCGTTTTGCTCATTTTGATGAAATGATGGATGCTGTTGATAAGGTTGATTCTGGTCAATTGACAATTGATGAAATTCAAAATCCTGAGGGTTGGATTTTGATTGGTTTTTTAATGGATCCTAGAACTGGATTAGGAAGATGGCGTAATTTTACTATTTCTAATTATCAGTTAATGGAAAAATTGATTGATGCATGTCGAACAATGAATACTGAAGAAATTTTAAATCTTCCTGATGTTCAAGAAAGAATAGAAGTTTATTTTGAACAGACAGAAAAATTTAAAAAGATGATAACTGAATATACTCATACTGAAAAAGATGTCATTATTACTGATTTAAGAGGAGTTGATCCTATTTATACAGGTAATCGTTTCATGATTTATAGTATGTATCCAAAACAAAATATTTCTGCATGGATTGTTAGTGGAAAAGGTGGAAAAGGTTGTTCAGTTGCTGTGGGATACAGTATATTGAATCGAACTTCAAATGTGAATGTTGGCAGTTTAATGCTTAAATATGGCGGTGGAGGTCATAAGGCGGTCGGGACTTGTCAATTTAGTGATGAGGATATGGAAGTCAAAATACCTCAATTGCTCAATGAACTGATTCATGCCAAATAG
- a CDS encoding C40 family peptidase: MSKKTILLSLMTVCLSVGLAASLTTVNAVDFDGQENKYIQLCSSPKLTSSQQKTCKEFNTYLNNKNKKLTTEAKNTKKDAEETKDSIENIAQQITAIDTKISSAQSELTYIQKSIGQLETQISNKSTQLEERLYSMQTTMNSNILTSYIFGANSFSDFFSRIINFREITNYDNELIEQLNDTMKEVQKQESTLKILKTSLEEDKSKQASLQKTYQAKLLEQNKTIANNSSEVSKNQESMEKIQANLAALQKASNESKVSNVTQATTDKKPKPKPNTNNNNSNSNNNTSGNSQTTKPNEDNTNQSNSSSNDNTNDLTSNEELGLKIANKALTRQGYMYVWGGAHSWSSIKDPNWTQFDCSGLVNWAHYQCGVDLGRIHYTGSLISAGKSVSKSQLQAGDIILFSSNGSSSGVHHVGIYIGGNKMVHAPTTGQPVQVANLNTNYWQKEWYTCRRLY; encoded by the coding sequence TTGTCTAAAAAAACAATACTCTTAAGTCTCATGACAGTATGTCTTAGTGTAGGTCTTGCTGCCTCTTTAACAACAGTTAATGCTGTTGATTTCGATGGTCAAGAAAATAAATACATTCAATTATGTTCTTCACCAAAATTAACATCAAGTCAGCAAAAAACATGTAAAGAATTTAATACATATCTTAATAATAAGAATAAAAAATTAACTACTGAAGCAAAAAACACTAAAAAAGATGCTGAAGAAACAAAAGATTCAATTGAAAATATTGCTCAACAAATTACAGCAATTGATACCAAAATATCTTCTGCTCAAAGTGAATTAACATATATTCAAAAAAGTATTGGTCAGTTAGAAACACAGATTTCTAATAAAAGTACACAATTAGAAGAACGTTTGTATAGTATGCAAACAACAATGAATTCAAATATTTTAACTTCATATATTTTTGGTGCAAATAGTTTTAGTGATTTCTTTAGTCGTATTATTAATTTTAGAGAAATAACGAATTATGATAACGAATTAATTGAACAATTAAATGACACTATGAAAGAAGTTCAAAAACAAGAATCAACACTTAAAATTCTCAAAACATCATTAGAAGAAGATAAATCAAAGCAAGCGAGCCTGCAAAAAACATATCAGGCAAAATTATTAGAACAAAATAAAACAATTGCTAATAATTCTTCTGAAGTTTCTAAAAACCAAGAATCAATGGAAAAGATTCAAGCCAATTTAGCAGCTTTACAAAAGGCTTCAAATGAATCAAAAGTTTCCAATGTCACTCAAGCTACTACTGATAAAAAACCAAAGCCAAAACCAAATACAAACAATAACAATTCTAACTCAAACAACAATACTTCAGGTAATAGTCAAACAACCAAACCTAATGAAGACAATACAAATCAATCTAACTCAAGTTCAAATGATAATACAAATGATTTAACATCAAATGAAGAATTAGGATTAAAAATTGCTAATAAAGCATTAACACGTCAAGGTTATATGTATGTTTGGGGTGGTGCCCATTCATGGAGTAGTATAAAAGATCCAAATTGGACACAATTTGATTGTTCTGGTTTAGTCAACTGGGCACATTATCAATGTGGTGTTGATTTAGGAAGAATTCACTATACAGGTTCATTAATCAGTGCTGGTAAAAGTGTATCAAAAAGCCAATTACAAGCTGGAGATATTATTCTTTTTAGTAGTAATGGTTCATCTAGTGGTGTTCACCATGTTGGTATCTATATAGGTGGAAATAAAATGGTTCATGCTCCAACAACTGGTCAACCTGTGCAGGTAGCTAATTTAAATACAAATTATTGGCAAAAGGAATGGTATACTTGCCGTCGCTTATATTAA
- a CDS encoding elongation factor G has product MRTYHSNEIGNVIVLGHSGSGKTSVIEAMAYRAGMTNRIGTVQDGNTLSDYSPEEIKRQTSIGLSIIPLEWNDCKINILDTPGSFDFVGEVEAALKVCESALIVVPATEGISVGTKQAMHQAHDKAKIIYISGLDYPNAAYQEKLEELKLTYGKAIAPIQVPIMEGNRMVGYVNVAKMEGRYFEGEQTHPCPIPDDMWDQITPIKNMIDEAVANTNDELLEKYINEEPFTKEEISWALRQGVMNHTLIPVLCGTNQIGIQIVLNSMVAFFSAAGDMINSMVVKNEETNEEDLIGFDESLPASLFIFKTIADPFVGRISLFKVCTGTIQTGMSLYNVRKKEVEKVNKLYIMKGKDLIETDVLNAGDIGALSKLSHSQTNDTLCTLDYRILYDPIVFSHPYFGKAIKPVGKANEEKIANAIHKLLEEDQTLIFENNPETKQQCLYGIGDIHIETVVAKLKERFKIDVTLEDIIIPYRETIRGQITHRYKYKKQSGGHGQYGDVEMTFEPLNDYSVPFVFEEKIFGGAVPRAYFPAVEKGLIEATKTGVLAGYPTLGIKATLIDGSYHSVDSSEMAFKTATIMCFKEAIPKAKPVLLEPFVTLHVYIDEEYTGDIMGHFNKKRARVIGSDILEDGMIKITAEAPQSEVMNYAVDLRAMTQGQGFFDMAFLGYEFASELVMKKVIEAHKEKSS; this is encoded by the coding sequence ATGAGAACTTATCACTCAAACGAAATTGGAAACGTGATTGTGTTAGGTCACTCAGGGAGTGGTAAAACCAGCGTGATAGAAGCTATGGCCTATCGAGCTGGTATGACAAATCGGATTGGAACAGTACAGGATGGTAACACATTAAGCGATTATTCTCCTGAAGAAATCAAAAGACAAACCTCAATTGGACTATCTATTATTCCATTAGAATGGAATGATTGCAAAATTAATATTCTTGATACTCCAGGTTCTTTTGATTTTGTTGGTGAAGTTGAAGCAGCCTTAAAAGTCTGTGAAAGTGCCTTAATCGTTGTTCCAGCTACAGAAGGTATTAGTGTTGGAACAAAACAAGCCATGCATCAAGCACATGATAAAGCAAAAATCATTTATATAAGTGGTTTAGATTATCCAAATGCTGCTTATCAGGAAAAGTTAGAAGAACTCAAATTGACATATGGAAAAGCTATTGCTCCTATTCAGGTTCCAATCATGGAAGGAAATCGAATGGTGGGTTATGTCAATGTTGCTAAAATGGAAGGACGCTATTTTGAAGGTGAACAAACACATCCATGTCCAATTCCAGATGATATGTGGGATCAAATCACACCAATCAAGAATATGATTGATGAAGCAGTTGCAAATACAAATGATGAACTTTTAGAAAAATATATTAATGAGGAACCATTTACAAAAGAAGAAATATCATGGGCTCTTCGTCAAGGTGTTATGAATCATACTCTGATTCCTGTTTTATGTGGGACAAATCAAATAGGAATTCAAATTGTTTTAAATTCAATGGTTGCTTTCTTTAGTGCTGCTGGTGATATGATTAATTCAATGGTTGTCAAAAATGAAGAAACAAATGAAGAAGATCTTATTGGTTTTGATGAATCATTACCTGCTTCATTATTTATATTCAAAACTATTGCTGATCCATTTGTAGGTAGAATTTCTTTATTTAAAGTCTGTACGGGAACAATTCAAACAGGTATGTCTTTATATAATGTTCGTAAAAAAGAAGTTGAAAAAGTCAATAAGCTTTATATCATGAAAGGGAAAGATCTTATTGAAACAGATGTATTAAACGCTGGAGATATTGGTGCTTTATCTAAATTATCTCATAGCCAGACAAATGATACATTATGTACTTTAGATTATCGTATCCTTTATGATCCAATTGTTTTTTCTCATCCTTATTTTGGTAAGGCAATTAAACCAGTTGGTAAAGCTAATGAAGAAAAAATTGCAAATGCAATTCATAAATTATTAGAAGAAGATCAAACTTTAATTTTTGAAAATAATCCTGAAACAAAACAACAATGTTTATATGGTATTGGTGATATTCATATTGAAACTGTTGTTGCTAAGTTAAAAGAAAGATTTAAAATCGATGTCACTTTAGAAGATATTATTATTCCTTATCGTGAAACAATTCGTGGTCAAATTACACATCGTTATAAATACAAAAAACAATCTGGTGGTCATGGTCAATATGGAGATGTTGAAATGACTTTTGAACCATTAAATGATTATAGTGTTCCTTTTGTTTTTGAAGAGAAAATATTTGGTGGAGCTGTGCCTAGAGCCTATTTCCCAGCTGTTGAAAAAGGCTTAATTGAAGCAACCAAAACAGGTGTTTTAGCCGGTTATCCAACCTTAGGTATTAAAGCAACATTAATTGATGGTTCTTATCATAGTGTAGATTCTTCTGAAATGGCTTTTAAGACTGCGACAATAATGTGTTTTAAAGAAGCAATTCCTAAAGCAAAACCAGTTTTACTAGAACCATTTGTAACATTACATGTTTATATTGATGAAGAATATACTGGTGATATTATGGGTCATTTTAATAAAAAACGTGCCCGTGTCATAGGTAGTGATATTTTAGAAGATGGTATGATAAAGATTACAGCGGAGGCTCCTCAATCAGAAGTCATGAATTATGCAGTTGATTTAAGAGCAATGACTCAGGGTCAGGGATTCTTTGATATGGCATTCTTAGGTTATGAATTTGCTAGTGAATTAGTGATGAAAAAAGTTATTGAAGCTCATAAAGAAAAAAGTTCTTAA
- a CDS encoding peptidylprolyl isomerase: MKTVKFEIEMENGKVMSGELYPEIAPITVKNFISLIEQNFYDGLIFHRVIPGFMIQGGGFDVKMNHKECSSIKGEFSSNGIQNDLLHTRGVLSMARTMVKDSASSQFFIMHKDAPHLDGEYAAFGKITDGLDIVDEIANAATNRQDCPLTPIVMKTMRLI, encoded by the coding sequence ATGAAAACAGTGAAATTTGAAATTGAAATGGAAAATGGAAAAGTGATGTCAGGAGAGTTATATCCTGAAATTGCTCCAATAACAGTGAAAAACTTTATAAGTTTAATTGAACAAAACTTTTATGATGGATTGATTTTTCATAGAGTTATTCCTGGCTTTATGATTCAAGGTGGTGGATTTGATGTTAAAATGAATCATAAAGAATGTTCATCAATTAAAGGTGAATTTAGTAGCAATGGCATTCAAAATGATTTATTACACACACGTGGTGTTTTATCAATGGCACGTACAATGGTCAAGGATTCAGCAAGTTCACAATTCTTTATTATGCATAAAGATGCTCCTCATTTAGATGGAGAATATGCAGCATTTGGAAAAATTACAGATGGTTTAGATATCGTAGATGAAATTGCCAATGCAGCAACCAATCGACAAGATTGCCCATTGACACCAATCGTGATGAAAACAATGAGGTTGATATAA
- a CDS encoding glutaredoxin family protein, with protein MKLFYLENCPHCKRARAWMEELYQENSAYRQIPIEMIEESQQAELADSYDYYYVPCFFDGDQKLHEGVASKEIIRSLFDNYLRGNSK; from the coding sequence ATGAAACTCTTTTATTTAGAAAATTGTCCACATTGCAAAAGAGCAAGAGCATGGATGGAAGAACTTTATCAGGAAAATTCAGCATATCGTCAAATTCCTATAGAAATGATTGAAGAAAGTCAGCAAGCTGAGTTGGCTGATTCATACGATTATTATTATGTCCCATGTTTTTTTGATGGTGATCAAAAACTTCATGAGGGTGTTGCTAGTAAGGAAATTATTCGCAGTCTATTTGATAATTATTTAAGGGGGAATTCAAAATGA
- the galE gene encoding UDP-glucose 4-epimerase GalE, protein MRILVAGGAGYIGSHICVELLEAGHEVVVIDDFSNSRPEVLDYIKEITGKSVKFYEFNILDEKKTETVFQENQLDAIIHCAAFKAVGESVVKPIEYYTNNLTTTLIMTKMMREYHVNSIVFSSSATVYGDPKVVPLTEDCPLGETTNPYGTSKAMMERILTDVQHAYPEMSVTLLRYFNPIGAHASGLIGENPKGIPNNLMPYIMKVATGELPCLGVFGDDYDTPDGTGVRDYIHVVDLAKGHVLAIEKYKEPGVHICNLGTGTGYSVLDIVHAFERVNHIKVPYEIKERRPGDIATCYADPTRAKKELGWVAEKTLDDMCRDTWNFAKKHS, encoded by the coding sequence ATGAGAATTTTAGTCGCAGGTGGAGCAGGTTATATTGGTAGTCATATTTGTGTAGAATTATTAGAAGCTGGACATGAAGTTGTAGTGATTGATGATTTTTCTAATTCACGTCCAGAAGTGCTTGATTATATTAAGGAGATTACAGGGAAAAGTGTTAAATTCTATGAATTTAATATTTTAGATGAAAAAAAGACAGAAACTGTTTTTCAGGAAAATCAGTTAGATGCAATTATTCATTGTGCAGCTTTTAAAGCAGTTGGTGAATCTGTTGTTAAACCTATTGAATATTATACAAATAACTTAACAACAACACTAATTATGACAAAAATGATGAGAGAATATCATGTCAATAGTATTGTCTTTAGCTCAAGTGCTACTGTTTATGGTGATCCTAAGGTTGTTCCATTGACAGAAGATTGTCCATTAGGTGAAACAACAAATCCTTATGGAACAAGTAAAGCAATGATGGAAAGAATTTTAACAGATGTACAACATGCATATCCTGAAATGTCAGTTACATTGTTACGTTATTTTAATCCAATTGGAGCACATGCTTCTGGACTGATAGGTGAAAATCCAAAAGGAATTCCTAATAACTTAATGCCATATATTATGAAAGTAGCAACTGGAGAATTACCTTGCTTAGGTGTTTTCGGTGACGATTATGATACACCAGATGGAACTGGAGTAAGAGATTATATTCATGTTGTTGATTTAGCAAAAGGACATGTTTTAGCTATTGAAAAATATAAGGAACCAGGTGTGCATATTTGTAATTTAGGAACTGGAACAGGATATAGTGTTTTAGACATTGTTCATGCTTTTGAAAGAGTTAACCATATTAAAGTTCCTTATGAAATTAAGGAAAGACGTCCAGGTGATATTGCAACTTGTTATGCGGATCCAACACGTGCTAAAAAAGAATTAGGTTGGGTTGCTGAAAAGACTTTAGATGATATGTGTCGTGACACTTGGAACTTTGCTAAAAAACATTCATAG
- a CDS encoding acylphosphatase encodes MIRKHYIFHGRVQGVGFRYTVYQKAVQLGLTGWVKNLNDGNVEACLQGEKECIDHLIDSLHNQRFIHVEYMDVEEKEVLNSEHSFDIKYY; translated from the coding sequence ATGATAAGAAAACATTATATTTTTCATGGACGTGTTCAAGGCGTTGGGTTTCGTTATACAGTCTATCAAAAAGCAGTTCAATTAGGATTGACAGGATGGGTAAAAAATCTGAATGATGGAAATGTTGAGGCTTGTTTACAAGGTGAAAAAGAATGCATTGATCATTTGATTGATAGTTTACATAATCAGCGTTTTATTCATGTTGAATATATGGATGTTGAAGAAAAGGAAGTCTTAAATAGTGAACATTCTTTTGATATTAAGTATTATTAA